The segment TGCTGGTGGCATAGCGGTAATTTTTGTTCTAGGGATCTTTTTCTATGGTTCTTACACAGGTGTTGGTTCTGCTTAGGACCCTTCTTTGTAAGCTTCCTCGAAGTTTCCCCAGTAGCTTTTAGTAAATAAATTGATTTTCTTGAAGGTTTCTTTAGGGACCTTATATTTGTTTGTCAACAAACTATTCTTTAATGCCGAGTGAGACTCACTTTTAGGTCTTGTTTCAGCAATTATTTTAGCGGTTGCTTCTACTATTGTGTTTGCAACCTGAGCATTTGCTTGAAGGTTATCTAGAACCATATTTACATTTACATCCCCGTGCCGTTCATGCCAGCAGTCATAATCGGTCACCATGCTTATTGATGCATAGGCAATTTCTGCTTCTCTTGCCAACCTTGCTTCTGTATGGTTAGTCATTCCAATAACCTTGCAGCCCCAGCTCCTATATAGAGCTGATTCGGCACGAGTAGAGAATGCAGGCCCTTCCATTGCAAGATAAATGCCTCCTTTATGAAGTTGACGTCCCTCAGGCATCAATTTAATTCCTTCTTCTGTAAGTAATCTTGAAAGATTTGGGCAGAAAGGATCAGCCATAGTGACATGGGCCACTACGCCTTCTGAAAAAAAGGTTAAAGGCCTTTGATGAGTCCTATCAATAAATTGATCAGGTACTACCATATCTAGAGGCCTTACTTGTTCTTGGAGCGATCCAACTGCAGATGGTGAGAGTATCCATCTGACATCCAATGAACGTAGAGCCCAGATATTTGCAAGATAAGGGACGCCTGTAGGAGTAAATGTATGATTTCTTCCATGTCGAGCTAGGAAAACTACTTCCATCCCTCCAAGAGTGCCCAATCTTAATTTGTCCGAAGGTGCTCCATAAGGAGTTTGAATATCAAGTTCTTTTATATTTTCCAAATTGTTGATTGAATAAAGACCACTCCCTCCTAAAACTCCAAGCCTGGAATTTTTTAAATGGCAGGTAGCAGATCCTTTTTCATGAAAATCTGAAGAAAAATGTTTGCTGATCATTTGGTCTTAGCTGGTGGTGGTCATACCCATGCACTTATTTTGCTTCGTTGGGTGCTAAAGCCCCATTTAAGGCCCAAGGGTTTAATTACATTGGTTAATAGAAATAGCACGAATATCTATTCAGGTATGTTCCCTGGTGTGATCTCTGGTAAATATAAGATTGATGATGCCGCAATAGATCTTTTTTCTTTAGCAAATAGAGCAGGTGTTTCATTTGTACTAGCTGAAATAAAAGCATTAGATCCTCATCGTAAAATTTTACTTTTAACAAACAGAAATCCCATAAATTTTTCTACTATTAGCCTAGATATTGGCAGTGAAACTATATCTAATTATAAAAGTAATTTGCATTTTACAAATAATAGTATTTGTAAAATAAAGCCATTTTGTAAAGCTTTTGCATGGATAAAAAAGTTAGATGAAGATCCTGTAAGTCAAGAGATTAAACCTGTAACTATTGTTGGCTCTGGCCATGCTGCTATTGAAATAGCATTGGCTTTACGTAAAAGATGGCCGCTAAGGGAATTGCAATTAAAAGCATATAGACGCAAACTAAAAAGATCTTATATTAAGGATTTATCAGCAAAAAATATTCGCTTAATTGAGCCTCAAGATATTACAGAAGGACCTGTATTGCTTTGCACAGGAAGCCAGCCTCATCAATTGCTTAAAGAGGCGGGCTTGGAGCTAAATAGTGTTGGAAGAGTTTTAACAAAGGATACTTTTCAAGTTCTTAATCATCCGAATATTTTTGCAGCCGGTGATTGCGCAGTGATTGTTAATCAAGAGAGACCTCCTTCTGGTGTTTGGGCCGTTAGATCAGCAAGACCTCTTGCTTTGAACTTAGAAAAATTTTGCAGAGGTTCAAGAGTTGTGTCATGGAAGCCTCGGAAATTTGCTTTGCAATTAATAGGGAGTAATTCTATAAAAACCCTTCCATCTGCTTGGGCTTCTTGGGGCTCGATTCTGGTGGGCCCTAATTTTTTGTTTTGGAAAGTTAAGGAGTTAATAGATCGTCGGTTTATTGCAATGTTTAATTCTTCGAGGTCCATGGAGGAACACAATGAAACAGCAAGCTTGCTATGCAGAGGTTGTGCCTCCAAAATTGCTTCTTCAACTTTAAAAGAAGCTTTGCTAGAGGCTGATTTAGATCACTTGGCACAGAGTCCCGAGGACGCATCTCTAATTACTACCTCTAACAAGGGAGAAAATATTGTTCAAACGGTTGATGGTTTCCCAGCATTGCTAAGTGACCCTTGGCTTAATAGCAGATTGACAACATTACATGCTTGTTCTGATGTCTGGGCGACTGGAGCTTCTGTGTTTTCTGCACAGGCTGTTATAACTCTTCCACAGGTGAGTTCTTCTTTGCAGAAAGAACTTCTTGTTCAATGTATTTCAGGGATTCAATCTGCTCTTGAACCCCAATCTGCTCGGCTAGTAGGGGGACATACCTTTGAATCAAGGAGTGAGCTTTCTGATCCAATAACTCTTGGAATAGAAATTTCACTTTGTGTTAATGGTCAATTGCCATCTAATCAATCTCCTCTAAGAAAAGATGGCCTGGAACCTGATGATGCACTCTTAATTAGCAGGAGTTTGGGCAGCGGAATTTTGTTTGCAGGTGCAATGAGAGGACAAACTTTGATTGCAGATATTGATTCGGCATTGGATCAAATGAGTAAAAGTCAACACATGATTTTGCGCAATGATTATCTCAAAGAAGATTTAGGTGGAACTTTCCCTGGTTTGGTACATGCTTGTACTGACATAACGGGATTTGGATTACTAGGTCATCTCAATGAGATGCTTTCTTCTAGTAATCATGCAAGATCAGCTATTGGTAAGGAACAATTGCAAATTTATTTGAATGCAAAATCAATACCTGCTTTGCAAGGTGTCAATAATCTTTTAAGAAAAGGCATTACCAGCACATTCGCAGATTCAAACAGAAGTTTCTTGTCTTTATTACACCCTTCAAAGAACTTAAATCCTTCAATTTATTTGGATTTAGCTGATATTCCTAAAGAGAGTTATGAACATCAACGAATCAAGGAATTAATTATAGATCCGCAAACATGTGGCCCTTTAGTAATAGCTTGCTCTCAAGAGGATGCACACAAGCTTATAAAAAATACTAACTGGATTCAAATTGGCTTTGTTAATCAAGTTTAAATCTATAAAATAAGCGTAAGACAATTATCTATTGTCTAGTTCTAAATCTCTCAGCCGTTTTAATTCTTGCCCGATTTTTGGGCCAGGTTCCCACCCTTTACTCAAAAGTTCTTTTGCAGTTAATTTTGATTTAACTAACCTCCACTTTTTTAGCCATTTAAATAATGGCTTCCACAAAGGAACTCCTAGGCATATGGCTATTACAACTGAATCTCTCTGCCAGTTAGAGTTTTCTATTAGGCTGCACCATTTGGATGGCTTCCAAGAAGAAAAATTATTTTCTTTTTGAATTATTGAAACTTCTTGTTTGATTTCCATAGCTTGTGCTAAGCAATCCATGTGGTGTTTACTTAAACCTAATCTTTGAGCTAGTAAAGTAGGTTTTTTAGCAGCAGATATAAAAGCTATTAATGGATTTAAATGTAATTTAAATGCACATTTAATACGTTTTTGCCAATAGCAATCATTTTGCAAGTCCTCATCTAATAAAACTAAGGCCTGCCAATCTTGTAATTTCCTTATGCAATTTTCCCAAGGCTCATCCTCTAATAAAATATCTAATTCCATACGAAGCCTTGATGATAATGCAGGAGGTGCACTTTTTGGACAATCTTTATCGGACCAATTCCAAGGCCAGATATTTAATGTTGATATAACCTGCTCTAATGATTTTGACTCTAATTCAAAACCTAACCTACCAGCATATCTTGCAGCTCTAAATATTCGAGTTGGATCTTCTTCAACACTTTTAGCATGGATAAATTCAATTTTTTTATCCCTAATGGCATTTAGACCTTGGTATTGATCTATCAAATGATTACTTAGGAGCTCTAAACAAAGAGCATTCATTGAAAAATCTCTTCTTCTTAGATCTTCTTTAATATTGCAAGGTGCAACTTTGGGATTCTCGCCAGGAAATAGATAAGTTTCTTTCCTTGCAGTAGCTAAATCAAACCTCACTTCATTAATTATTAATTGAATTGTTTGATATATAGAATTTCTTTGAGCAATTGAGACTTTTTCTGATTTCAGATTAGTTTGCAAAACCTCTGCAAACTCTTCTGCTGAACCTTCAATTACAAAGTCAATATCCTTGTATTTGCCTAAAGTACTTTTATGAGTACAATAAATAATTCGATCTCTTATCACACCTCCGACTATCCCTATACGTTTTATAGATGCTTCTTTAGCAGAAATTTTTATAATTGATAAAAAATTTTTTGGTAATCCTGGCAACTTATTTAAAAAATCTGGACTAATGATTTCTATTATCGGTTTATCCATAAAACTATCTTATACTTAAAATTTATTAATTAGTAGGATCTGAATTTTCTTCTACTAGTTTTATTGGTGCAAGTCTTGGATCAAGGATTTTTGGACTCATGCCATTGAATTTAATAGCAATAGACATTTTCTCACCACTTCCAAAAATATGCGTTACTTCTCCTGATCCAAATGCCGCATGCTCAATTTTATCTCCTACAGACCATGACCTTCCCTTTAAAGGATTTGAACTTTTTCGTCTAACAGCATTGCTTGGAAAACTTTTTTCGATATTTAAAGAATTATTTGTTTGTCCTATTCGATCCACTCTAGTTAGACGTTCAAGATGTCTGTCCCTTCTTAAAGCTGTCCCTCCATTTAATTGAATATCTCCTTCTAAAAGCTTTGTTGGAATCTCCGAGAGAAAAATAGATGCTACAGCAGGTTCTCTCATGCCTCCCCATAATCTTCTTTCATTTGCATGAAATAAAAACAGTCTTTCTTGTGCTCTTGTAAGACCGACATAACATAGCCTTCTTTCTTCTTCTAATGAAGCTGGATCATCAAGCGAGCGATAACTAGGAAACAGTCCTTGCTCTAAACCTACAAGGCAAATAATTGGAAATTCCAAACCTTTACTGCTGTGCAAGGTCATTAAAGTAACGCGATCATTGACAATATCTGTATTGTCTGCGTCGCTTGATAAAGCAGCTGTAGCTAAAAAACCCTCCAGATCAGAGGTCTCGTTTTCTTCTTGATATTGAAGCGCAGCATTTACAAGTTCTTGTAAGTTTCTCCGTCGCTCTTCTGCTTCATCAGTTGCAGCAGCAATAAGTTCGCTAATATAACCACTCTTTTCCATGACTAATTGGATCAGTTTAGACGGTTCACTATTGTTTAAATATGAATTGAGATCTTCGATTAATTCTTTAAATTTTAACAAGCCTTTTGCAGACCTACCCCCTAAAGATCTAATGGCTTCTGGATCACTAACAATTTGCCATAATGGAACACCTAGTTGAGAAGATGCATCACTAAATCTCTGAACAG is part of the Prochlorococcus marinus str. MIT 0919 genome and harbors:
- the selD gene encoding selenide, water dikinase SelD — encoded protein: MFADHLVLAGGGHTHALILLRWVLKPHLRPKGLITLVNRNSTNIYSGMFPGVISGKYKIDDAAIDLFSLANRAGVSFVLAEIKALDPHRKILLLTNRNPINFSTISLDIGSETISNYKSNLHFTNNSICKIKPFCKAFAWIKKLDEDPVSQEIKPVTIVGSGHAAIEIALALRKRWPLRELQLKAYRRKLKRSYIKDLSAKNIRLIEPQDITEGPVLLCTGSQPHQLLKEAGLELNSVGRVLTKDTFQVLNHPNIFAAGDCAVIVNQERPPSGVWAVRSARPLALNLEKFCRGSRVVSWKPRKFALQLIGSNSIKTLPSAWASWGSILVGPNFLFWKVKELIDRRFIAMFNSSRSMEEHNETASLLCRGCASKIASSTLKEALLEADLDHLAQSPEDASLITTSNKGENIVQTVDGFPALLSDPWLNSRLTTLHACSDVWATGASVFSAQAVITLPQVSSSLQKELLVQCISGIQSALEPQSARLVGGHTFESRSELSDPITLGIEISLCVNGQLPSNQSPLRKDGLEPDDALLISRSLGSGILFAGAMRGQTLIADIDSALDQMSKSQHMILRNDYLKEDLGGTFPGLVHACTDITGFGLLGHLNEMLSSSNHARSAIGKEQLQIYLNAKSIPALQGVNNLLRKGITSTFADSNRSFLSLLHPSKNLNPSIYLDLADIPKESYEHQRIKELIIDPQTCGPLVIACSQEDAHKLIKNTNWIQIGFVNQV
- a CDS encoding CCA tRNA nucleotidyltransferase; this encodes MDKPIIEIISPDFLNKLPGLPKNFLSIIKISAKEASIKRIGIVGGVIRDRIIYCTHKSTLGKYKDIDFVIEGSAEEFAEVLQTNLKSEKVSIAQRNSIYQTIQLIINEVRFDLATARKETYLFPGENPKVAPCNIKEDLRRRDFSMNALCLELLSNHLIDQYQGLNAIRDKKIEFIHAKSVEEDPTRIFRAARYAGRLGFELESKSLEQVISTLNIWPWNWSDKDCPKSAPPALSSRLRMELDILLEDEPWENCIRKLQDWQALVLLDEDLQNDCYWQKRIKCAFKLHLNPLIAFISAAKKPTLLAQRLGLSKHHMDCLAQAMEIKQEVSIIQKENNFSSWKPSKWCSLIENSNWQRDSVVIAICLGVPLWKPLFKWLKKWRLVKSKLTAKELLSKGWEPGPKIGQELKRLRDLELDNR
- the mtnP gene encoding S-methyl-5'-thioadenosine phosphorylase; amino-acid sequence: MISKHFSSDFHEKGSATCHLKNSRLGVLGGSGLYSINNLENIKELDIQTPYGAPSDKLRLGTLGGMEVVFLARHGRNHTFTPTGVPYLANIWALRSLDVRWILSPSAVGSLQEQVRPLDMVVPDQFIDRTHQRPLTFFSEGVVAHVTMADPFCPNLSRLLTEEGIKLMPEGRQLHKGGIYLAMEGPAFSTRAESALYRSWGCKVIGMTNHTEARLAREAEIAYASISMVTDYDCWHERHGDVNVNMVLDNLQANAQVANTIVEATAKIIAETRPKSESHSALKNSLLTNKYKVPKETFKKINLFTKSYWGNFEEAYKEGS